In one Vicinamibacterales bacterium genomic region, the following are encoded:
- a CDS encoding NAD(P)-binding protein yields MSTKRDRELGMDRPITRRDFIGGVAVGLGGASLLSGCGPGEPPVPPDPGIEKAAGYYPPSLTGMRGSHDGSFEIAHRLKDGRFDLAGAIDRRETYDLVVVGGGISGLAAAHFFRKKAGPNATILVLDNHDDFGGHAKRNEYVHDGRTFIGYGGTQSIDSPAPYSAVAKGLINDLGIDVGRYEQVLDANLYRSLGMSGGTFFDAETFGADRLVVGTSRNPTREFLARTPLPPAIQRQILQLTTEKRDIFPGLSSAEKKAKLARMSYTDFVTKEWKLDPRVLGIYQTRTWGLFGFGVDAVPAQDAFGLGLPGFQGMHLDETAGPGQNYDSIRNPAAEDYYFHFPDGNASVARLIVRGLIPAAVPGSTADDIVTAKIDYAKLDDAGSPARIRLNSTVVKVAHDGPPATAQTVSVQYARGGAIYTVRAKACVLACWHHVIPHICTDFPEAQVTALHYAKKVPLVYTNVFIRKWTAFQQLKVNSVSAPGMWHASANLDFPVSLGAYKHQTSPDGPIVVHMTKAACKPGLPGPAQHVAGRAELLRTSFETIERSIRDQLGRILDGGGFDPAADILGITVNRWPHGYAYQYNSLADPFWLEGGEQPCAVARRPLGRIAIANSDAGAYAYTDCAIDHGARAIDELTARAT; encoded by the coding sequence ATGAGCACCAAGCGCGATCGCGAACTCGGCATGGACCGTCCGATCACCCGTCGGGACTTCATCGGCGGAGTGGCGGTGGGCCTGGGCGGCGCCAGCCTGCTGTCGGGCTGTGGCCCCGGTGAGCCGCCCGTGCCGCCGGATCCCGGCATCGAGAAGGCGGCCGGCTACTATCCGCCGTCGCTCACCGGGATGCGGGGCAGCCACGACGGGTCCTTCGAGATCGCCCACCGCTTGAAGGACGGGCGGTTCGATCTCGCGGGCGCGATCGACCGGCGCGAGACCTACGACCTCGTCGTGGTCGGGGGCGGCATCAGCGGCCTCGCCGCCGCGCACTTCTTCAGGAAGAAGGCCGGCCCGAACGCCACGATCCTGGTGCTCGACAACCACGACGACTTCGGCGGCCACGCCAAGCGCAACGAGTACGTCCACGACGGCCGCACGTTCATCGGCTACGGCGGCACCCAGTCCATCGACAGCCCGGCGCCCTATTCGGCCGTCGCCAAGGGCCTCATCAACGACCTGGGCATCGACGTGGGCCGCTACGAGCAGGTGCTCGACGCCAACCTGTACCGGTCGCTCGGCATGTCGGGAGGCACGTTCTTCGACGCGGAGACGTTCGGCGCGGATCGGCTGGTCGTCGGCACGTCGCGCAATCCCACGCGGGAGTTCCTCGCGCGGACGCCGCTGCCGCCCGCCATCCAGCGCCAGATCCTCCAGCTCACCACCGAGAAGCGGGACATCTTCCCGGGCCTGTCGTCGGCGGAGAAGAAGGCGAAGCTCGCGCGCATGAGCTACACCGACTTCGTCACGAAGGAGTGGAAGCTCGATCCGCGCGTGCTCGGCATCTACCAGACGCGGACCTGGGGCCTGTTCGGATTCGGCGTGGACGCGGTGCCCGCGCAGGACGCCTTCGGCCTGGGCCTGCCCGGATTCCAGGGCATGCACCTCGACGAGACCGCAGGGCCGGGCCAGAACTACGACTCGATCCGAAACCCCGCGGCCGAGGACTACTACTTCCATTTCCCCGACGGCAACGCGTCGGTCGCGCGCCTCATCGTCCGCGGCCTGATCCCGGCGGCCGTGCCGGGCTCGACCGCCGACGACATCGTCACCGCGAAGATCGACTACGCGAAGCTCGACGACGCGGGGTCTCCGGCCCGGATCCGCCTGAACAGCACCGTCGTGAAGGTGGCCCACGACGGCCCCCCGGCAACGGCCCAGACCGTGTCGGTGCAGTACGCGCGGGGCGGGGCGATCTACACGGTGCGGGCCAAGGCGTGCGTCCTGGCGTGCTGGCACCACGTGATCCCGCACATCTGCACCGACTTCCCCGAGGCACAGGTGACGGCCCTCCACTACGCGAAGAAAGTGCCGCTCGTCTACACGAACGTCTTCATCCGCAAGTGGACGGCGTTCCAGCAGCTGAAGGTGAACAGCGTCTCGGCGCCCGGCATGTGGCACGCGTCGGCCAACCTGGACTTCCCGGTCAGCCTCGGCGCCTACAAGCACCAGACGTCGCCGGACGGGCCGATCGTCGTCCACATGACCAAGGCCGCGTGCAAGCCGGGGCTGCCGGGTCCCGCCCAGCACGTCGCCGGCCGCGCGGAGCTGCTCAGGACGTCGTTCGAGACGATCGAGCGGAGCATCCGCGATCAGCTCGGCCGCATCCTGGACGGCGGCGGGTTCGATCCGGCCGCCGACATCCTCGGCATCACCGTGAACCGCTGGCCGCACGGCTACGCCTACCAATACAATTCGCTCGCCGATCCGTTCTGGCTCGAGGGCGGCGAGCAGCCGTGCGCCGTGGCCAGGAGGCCGCTCGGCCGTATCGCCATCGCGAATTCGGACGCCGGGGCGTACGCCTACACCGACTGCGCGATCGACCACGGCGCCCGCGCCATCGACGAGCTCACGGCACGCGCGACCTAG
- a CDS encoding rod shape-determining protein, whose protein sequence is MLLSLLPFAARDFAVDLGTANTVVFAPGRGVVVDEPSIVAINTDSDRTEAVGHAAHAMLGRTPANITTVRPLREGVIADFEATERLLSHLIKKAQGSLTWRRTRLVIGIPSGITQVERRAVVDSGYRAKASEVHLVDEPMAAAIGAGLPITEATGSMVVDVGGGTTDIAVISLGGMVFSSAIRVAGNHMDDAIIAFLRRRHGLLVGERTAEDVKIRLGSACPGEPVREMEVRGRCLREGRPRIVVVGENEVREALTEPLKAIVGAVKGALESIPPEIAADIYEDGIVLTGGGALLTRFDERLRAETGVPVRVADEPMTSVVKGAGRMLDDTALLRRVALAA, encoded by the coding sequence ATGTTGTTGAGTCTGCTGCCCTTCGCCGCTCGTGACTTCGCCGTCGATCTCGGGACGGCGAACACGGTCGTTTTCGCCCCCGGGCGCGGTGTGGTCGTGGACGAGCCGTCGATTGTCGCCATCAACACCGACAGCGACCGCACCGAGGCAGTCGGACACGCCGCGCATGCGATGCTCGGGCGAACGCCCGCGAACATCACCACCGTCAGGCCGCTGCGCGAAGGCGTCATCGCCGACTTCGAAGCGACCGAGCGGCTCCTCAGTCATCTCATCAAGAAGGCACAGGGCAGTCTCACGTGGCGCCGCACGCGCCTCGTGATCGGCATCCCGTCGGGCATCACCCAGGTGGAGCGGCGCGCCGTCGTCGACAGCGGCTACCGGGCGAAGGCGTCGGAGGTGCACCTGGTGGACGAGCCGATGGCGGCCGCGATCGGCGCCGGCCTCCCCATCACCGAAGCCACGGGCAGCATGGTGGTCGACGTCGGCGGCGGCACCACCGACATCGCCGTGATCTCACTGGGCGGCATGGTGTTCTCGAGCGCAATCCGCGTGGCCGGCAATCACATGGACGACGCCATCATCGCGTTCCTGCGGAGGCGTCACGGCCTCCTGGTCGGCGAGCGGACCGCCGAGGACGTGAAGATTCGCCTGGGCTCGGCGTGCCCTGGTGAGCCCGTGCGCGAGATGGAGGTCCGCGGCCGATGCCTGCGCGAGGGACGGCCCCGGATCGTCGTCGTCGGGGAGAACGAGGTCCGCGAGGCCCTCACCGAGCCGCTGAAGGCGATCGTCGGCGCCGTGAAGGGGGCGCTCGAGAGCATTCCGCCCGAGATCGCCGCCGACATCTACGAGGACGGCATCGTCCTCACCGGCGGCGGGGCGCTGCTCACGCGGTTCGACGAGCGCCTGCGCGCCGAGACCGGCGTGCCCGTGCGGGTCGCCGACGAGCCCATGACGTCGGTCGTCAAGGGCGCCGGCCGCATGCTGGACGACACGGCGCTCCTGCGCCGCGTCGCGCTCGCGGCCTAG
- a CDS encoding TerC family protein gives MSELFTADNVIALLTLTALEVVLGVDNVIFISILSGKLPAAQQARARRVGLLAAMVMRILLLGSLAWIARLTTPLVTVLGRGISGRDLILLVGGLFLIAKATIEIHEKLEGVDGERSARVAPSFGAVIAQIMLLDIVFSLDSVITAVGMADSLAVMVTAVVLAVAIMMLSAEPVSAFVMRHPTVKVLALSFLLLIGMSLVGEGLGQHIPKGYIYFAMGFSVFVEMINLRVRPASEPVSLHTPYSPDDDGA, from the coding sequence ATGAGCGAACTCTTCACGGCGGACAACGTCATCGCGCTGCTCACGCTGACGGCCCTCGAGGTCGTGCTCGGCGTGGACAACGTGATCTTCATCTCCATCCTGTCGGGCAAACTGCCGGCCGCGCAGCAGGCGCGCGCACGCCGCGTCGGCCTCCTGGCGGCGATGGTGATGCGCATCCTGCTGCTGGGCTCGCTGGCGTGGATCGCGCGCCTGACGACCCCGCTCGTGACCGTGCTCGGCCGCGGCATCTCCGGCCGCGACCTGATCCTGCTGGTGGGCGGACTCTTCCTCATCGCCAAGGCGACGATCGAGATTCACGAGAAGCTGGAAGGCGTCGACGGGGAGCGCTCGGCGAGGGTGGCCCCGTCGTTCGGGGCCGTGATCGCCCAGATCATGCTGCTCGACATCGTGTTCTCGCTCGACTCGGTGATCACGGCGGTCGGCATGGCCGACTCGCTGGCGGTGATGGTCACGGCCGTGGTGCTGGCCGTGGCCATCATGATGCTGTCGGCCGAGCCCGTGTCGGCGTTCGTGATGCGCCATCCCACGGTGAAGGTCCTGGCCCTGAGCTTCCTCCTGCTCATCGGCATGTCCCTCGTGGGCGAGGGCCTCGGGCAGCACATCCCCAAGGGCTACATCTACTTCGCGATGGGCTTCTCGGTGTTCGTCGAGATGATCAACCTGCGCGTCCGCCCCGCGAGCGAGCCCGTCAGCCTCCACACGCCCTACAGCCCCGACGACGACGGCGCCTGA
- a CDS encoding carbon-nitrogen hydrolase family protein — translation MASVRIALANLPYPPSPEAAVAYAEGAVADAGRAGADLVCFPEGFVPGYRSPGRTVPPPDGAFLERAWRRVAEAARAAEITVLLGSERLVADRPRLTTIVIGRDGTVLGVQDKTQIDPSEEPTYGAGDERSLFQSGALTFGVSICHEAWRYPETVRWAARRGAQVVFVPHFHEADAGSYRPSTFAEPANTFHEKALLCRAAENTCWVAAVNYASDGSPTTSAIVRPDGTVLAWQPYGEPGLLVADLDLALATGRLALRCRDY, via the coding sequence GTGGCCAGCGTCCGGATCGCCCTCGCCAACCTGCCCTACCCGCCCTCGCCCGAGGCCGCTGTCGCGTACGCCGAGGGCGCCGTCGCCGATGCCGGGCGCGCCGGCGCCGACCTGGTCTGCTTTCCCGAGGGCTTCGTCCCGGGGTACCGCAGTCCGGGCCGCACGGTCCCTCCACCGGACGGCGCCTTCCTGGAGCGCGCGTGGCGGCGCGTCGCCGAGGCGGCGCGGGCGGCCGAGATCACGGTGCTCCTGGGCTCCGAGCGCCTCGTGGCGGATCGGCCGCGCCTGACGACGATCGTCATCGGGCGCGACGGCACCGTGCTGGGCGTGCAGGACAAGACCCAGATCGATCCGTCCGAGGAGCCCACCTACGGCGCCGGCGACGAGCGCAGCCTGTTCCAGTCCGGCGCCCTCACCTTCGGCGTGTCGATCTGCCACGAAGCCTGGCGCTATCCGGAGACGGTGCGCTGGGCCGCCCGCCGGGGCGCGCAGGTCGTCTTCGTGCCGCACTTCCACGAGGCGGACGCGGGCAGCTACCGGCCCTCGACGTTCGCGGAGCCGGCGAACACCTTCCACGAGAAGGCCCTCCTCTGCCGGGCCGCCGAGAACACCTGCTGGGTCGCGGCCGTGAACTATGCCAGCGACGGGTCGCCGACCACGTCGGCCATCGTGCGGCCCGACGGGACCGTGCTGGCCTGGCAGCCGTACGGGGAGCCCGGCCTGCTCGTCGCCGACCTGGATCTGGCGCTGGCGACGGGCCGGCTGGCGCTCCGGTGCCGCGACTACTGA
- a CDS encoding Glu/Leu/Phe/Val dehydrogenase has protein sequence MASTSESFFDQVSRYFNDAARFTDYPEGLLSQIRCCNSIYRFDFPLRRADGRIEVIHGWRVEHSHHKLPTKGGIRYAPDVHEEEVMALAALMTYKCAIVDVPYGGAKGGIRIDPSRYTVEELERVTRRYTHELAKKDFIGPGIDVPAPDYGTGEREMAWIADTYAALHPGQLDAIGCVTGKPLAQGGVSGRREATGRGLFYALREACSHAEDMRALGLSPGLEGKTIVVQGLGNVGYHAAKFCREAGALIVGIAEREGAIANPKGLHEDEVFQHRKNGGSILTFPGATPLPGTAAALEMACDVLIPAALENQFTAENTPRVQAKIVLEGANGPTTPDADPIFRRKGVLVIPDIYANAGGVTVSYFEWLKNLSHVRFGRLSKRHEEANERQMLRAIELATGTAFSEAQRAALVKGPDELDLVNSGLEETMVNAYNGLRETRRRHPDVPDLRTAAFLTAIHKVARSYMELGIFP, from the coding sequence ATGGCCTCGACGAGCGAGTCCTTCTTCGATCAGGTGAGCCGCTACTTCAACGACGCGGCGCGTTTCACGGACTACCCAGAGGGTCTGCTGTCGCAGATCCGGTGCTGCAACAGCATCTACAGGTTCGACTTCCCGCTCCGGCGCGCGGATGGGCGCATCGAGGTGATTCACGGCTGGCGCGTCGAGCACAGCCATCACAAGCTGCCCACGAAGGGCGGCATCCGCTACGCCCCCGACGTCCACGAAGAGGAGGTCATGGCCCTGGCCGCGCTCATGACCTACAAATGCGCGATCGTCGACGTGCCGTACGGCGGCGCGAAGGGCGGCATCCGCATCGATCCGTCGCGGTACACCGTCGAGGAGCTCGAACGGGTGACGCGGCGCTACACCCACGAGCTCGCGAAGAAGGACTTCATCGGCCCAGGCATCGACGTGCCCGCGCCCGACTACGGCACGGGCGAACGCGAGATGGCGTGGATCGCCGACACGTACGCCGCCCTTCATCCCGGGCAGCTCGATGCGATCGGCTGCGTCACCGGCAAGCCCCTCGCGCAGGGAGGCGTGAGCGGACGCCGGGAGGCCACCGGCCGAGGCCTCTTCTACGCGCTCCGCGAGGCGTGCTCACACGCCGAGGACATGCGGGCGCTGGGACTGTCGCCGGGCCTCGAGGGCAAGACGATCGTCGTGCAGGGACTCGGAAACGTGGGCTACCACGCCGCGAAGTTCTGTCGCGAGGCCGGCGCCCTCATCGTGGGCATCGCCGAGCGCGAGGGTGCCATCGCGAACCCGAAGGGCCTCCACGAGGACGAGGTCTTCCAACATCGGAAGAACGGCGGCTCGATCCTGACCTTCCCGGGCGCGACACCGCTGCCGGGCACGGCGGCGGCCCTGGAGATGGCGTGTGACGTGCTCATCCCCGCGGCGCTCGAGAACCAGTTCACGGCCGAGAACACCCCCCGCGTCCAGGCGAAGATCGTGCTCGAGGGCGCCAACGGCCCCACCACGCCCGACGCCGACCCGATCTTCCGCCGGAAGGGCGTCCTGGTGATCCCCGACATCTACGCCAACGCCGGCGGCGTGACCGTCTCCTACTTCGAGTGGCTGAAGAACCTGTCCCACGTCCGCTTCGGGCGGCTGTCGAAGCGGCACGAAGAGGCCAACGAGCGCCAGATGCTCCGGGCCATCGAGCTCGCGACCGGCACGGCGTTCAGCGAGGCGCAGCGCGCGGCCCTCGTCAAGGGCCCCGACGAACTGGACCTGGTCAATTCCGGTCTCGAGGAGACGATGGTGAACGCCTACAACGGCCTGCGCGAGACGCGGCGGCGTCACCCCGACGTCCCGGACCTGCGGACGGCGGCCTTCCTGACCGCGATCCACAAGGTCGCCCGCAGCTACATGGAGCTCGGCATCTTCCCATAG
- a CDS encoding YceI family protein, protein MRAVLAVAVLAAAAAPAAAQQGAVDFTISGTSTIRGWSCAAKGAVAVTPGAPGAAAPGFPGGVQAATLTVLHKDITCANDEMTEHMHQAMKSDTFKEIVFRLEKYAPSGSSVDVTGTMTILGVTKPVTVPLTLKPGAGGVEVEGATSLDMTAYGVEPPVVMLGMLRVRPQIRIEFRGVVPGQ, encoded by the coding sequence ATGCGCGCCGTCCTCGCCGTCGCTGTCCTCGCGGCCGCCGCGGCTCCAGCGGCGGCGCAGCAGGGGGCCGTGGACTTCACGATCTCGGGCACCTCGACCATCCGCGGCTGGTCGTGCGCCGCGAAGGGCGCCGTCGCCGTCACGCCAGGCGCGCCGGGCGCCGCGGCGCCCGGGTTCCCCGGCGGCGTCCAGGCGGCCACGTTGACCGTCCTGCACAAGGACATCACGTGCGCCAACGACGAGATGACCGAGCACATGCACCAGGCGATGAAGTCCGACACGTTCAAGGAGATCGTGTTCCGCCTGGAGAAGTACGCCCCGTCCGGCTCGTCGGTCGACGTGACCGGGACGATGACGATCCTGGGCGTCACGAAGCCCGTGACGGTGCCTCTGACGCTGAAGCCCGGCGCCGGCGGCGTCGAGGTCGAAGGCGCGACGTCCCTCGACATGACCGCCTACGGCGTCGAGCCGCCGGTCGTGATGCTGGGAATGCTACGCGTGCGCCCGCAGATCCGGATCGAGTTCCGCGGCGTCGTGCCGGGTCAGTAG